One Borreliella chilensis DNA window includes the following coding sequences:
- a CDS encoding acriflavin resistance protein: MLVKKIVGKPITMLILFSLLMMISLYTFSRLKVDLLPGIDIPQISIHTFYPGASPKEVEESVSRVLESGLSSVKNLKNIYSISSKENSSVSLEFYHGTDLDLVLNEIRDALELVKSLLPSKSQTPRIFRYNLKNLPVMEIIINSSRSVSELKRYADEIIKPGLERLDGVAIVTVNGGSKKRVLIEVSQNRLESYGLSLSRISSIIASQNFELSAGNILENNLEYLVQVSGKFKSIEEIGDVVIAYKMPDVSSGINSSAIEIKLKDIANIKTDFEDLSEYVEYNGLPSISLSVQKRSDANSIAVSNVVVSEIEKLKLSMPKDMRLEIASNSTDFIKASISTVVNSAYFGAMLAIFVIFFFLRSFRATIIIGISIPIAIVLTFCLMYFANISLNIMSLAGLALGIGMVVDCSIVVIDNIYKYRQKGAKLISSSILGAQEMMLPITSSTFTSICVFGPFLIFKSELGVYGDFFKDFSFTIVISLGVSLLVAIFLVPVLSSHYVGLYTGFQKNIKSSFIGKIDAFFANIYYFLEFLYINLLNMVLNHKLIFGLIVFFSFIGSLFLGLLLDVTTFARGKENSIVINLNFPHKTNLEYAKIYSNKFLEIVKNEAKGYKSIISTLNADRITFNILFPLREESKDKLIESIDYDAIKYKIMNRIGNLYPEFSVDPSSGNALGGGDSIKIKISANDFEYIKDYGKILVSMLKKEIPELVNPRLSINDDQLQIGVEIDRALAYNYGIDMNTILNELKASVNGVVAGQYVENGLNYDIVLKLDRMDVKNLKDLGKIFITNLSGVKIPFSSIATFEKTNKAESIYRENQALTIYLNAGVSPNDNLTQITAKVIDFINNKVPHKEGVLLKVEGEYNEFSNIMNQFKIIIMMAIIVVFGIMASQFESLLKPFIIIFTIPLTAIGVVLIHFLAGEKLSVFAAIGMLMLVGVVVNTGIVLIDYTGLLIKRGFVLREAIIESCRSRLRPILMSSLTSIIGLIPMAFSSGSGNELLKPIAFTFIGGMTASTFLTLLFIPMLFEIFSNIVLSFKSKLKRMMPNSDAVESLKINNSTKNSYDNLFEEDED; this comes from the coding sequence ATGTTGGTAAAGAAAATAGTTGGCAAACCAATAACAATGTTGATTTTATTTTCATTGTTAATGATGATAAGTTTATATACCTTTTCAAGATTAAAAGTAGACCTTTTGCCTGGGATTGATATTCCTCAAATAAGCATTCATACTTTTTATCCCGGTGCTTCTCCTAAAGAAGTTGAGGAGAGTGTCTCGAGAGTTCTTGAGAGCGGTTTAAGTTCTGTAAAGAATTTGAAAAATATATATAGCATTTCTTCTAAGGAAAATAGCAGTGTTTCGCTTGAATTTTATCATGGAACCGATTTAGATTTAGTTTTAAATGAAATTCGGGATGCTCTTGAATTGGTAAAATCTTTATTGCCTAGTAAATCACAGACCCCTAGAATTTTTAGATATAATCTTAAAAATCTTCCTGTAATGGAAATTATTATTAATTCTTCAAGGTCAGTTTCTGAGCTTAAAAGATATGCCGATGAGATCATTAAACCTGGACTTGAAAGGCTTGATGGAGTTGCAATTGTTACTGTTAATGGTGGGAGTAAAAAGCGTGTTTTAATTGAAGTATCTCAAAACAGATTAGAGTCTTATGGACTTTCTTTGTCAAGAATATCTTCAATTATAGCATCTCAAAATTTTGAGCTTTCAGCAGGTAATATATTGGAAAATAATTTGGAATACTTGGTTCAAGTATCTGGGAAATTTAAATCAATTGAAGAGATAGGTGATGTTGTCATAGCTTATAAGATGCCCGATGTTTCTTCTGGTATAAATTCATCTGCTATTGAGATAAAACTTAAGGATATCGCTAATATTAAAACTGATTTTGAAGATTTGTCAGAATATGTTGAATATAATGGTTTACCTTCAATTTCTTTGTCGGTTCAAAAACGTAGTGATGCCAATTCTATTGCGGTTTCTAATGTTGTTGTGAGTGAAATAGAAAAATTAAAATTATCTATGCCTAAAGACATGAGATTGGAAATTGCTTCTAATAGTACGGATTTTATTAAAGCTTCTATTTCAACAGTTGTAAATTCAGCTTATTTTGGAGCTATGCTTGCGATATTTGTTATTTTTTTCTTCTTAAGAAGCTTTAGAGCTACAATAATTATTGGAATTTCTATACCAATAGCAATTGTTCTTACCTTTTGTTTAATGTATTTTGCAAATATTTCTCTTAATATTATGAGCCTTGCAGGTCTTGCACTTGGGATTGGAATGGTTGTTGACTGTTCAATTGTTGTAATAGATAATATATACAAATATAGGCAAAAAGGTGCAAAACTTATTTCATCGTCAATCCTTGGAGCCCAAGAGATGATGTTGCCTATTACATCTTCAACTTTTACTTCTATTTGTGTTTTTGGCCCATTTCTTATTTTTAAATCGGAGCTTGGAGTATATGGAGATTTTTTTAAAGACTTTTCATTTACTATTGTCATTTCCTTAGGAGTTTCTCTTTTAGTTGCGATTTTTTTGGTTCCTGTTTTGTCAAGTCATTATGTCGGTTTATACACTGGTTTTCAAAAAAATATTAAGAGTTCTTTTATTGGTAAAATTGATGCTTTTTTTGCTAATATTTATTATTTTTTAGAATTTTTGTATATCAATTTATTAAATATGGTTTTAAATCATAAATTAATCTTTGGGCTGATTGTGTTTTTTAGTTTTATTGGCAGTTTGTTTTTAGGATTATTGCTAGATGTGACAACTTTTGCTAGAGGTAAAGAAAATTCGATTGTTATTAATTTAAATTTTCCTCATAAAACTAATTTAGAATATGCAAAAATTTATTCTAATAAATTTTTAGAAATTGTTAAGAATGAGGCTAAAGGATATAAAAGCATTATTTCTACATTAAATGCTGATAGAATAACCTTTAATATATTATTTCCTCTTAGAGAAGAGTCAAAAGATAAATTGATTGAAAGTATAGATTATGATGCTATTAAGTATAAAATTATGAATCGTATTGGAAATCTTTATCCTGAATTTAGCGTTGATCCTTCTAGCGGCAATGCTTTAGGTGGTGGGGATTCTATTAAAATTAAAATTTCAGCTAATGATTTTGAATATATAAAAGATTATGGGAAAATTTTGGTTTCTATGCTAAAAAAAGAAATTCCTGAACTTGTAAATCCAAGACTTAGTATAAATGATGATCAACTTCAAATTGGCGTTGAGATAGACAGAGCTCTGGCCTATAATTACGGTATTGATATGAACACCATTTTAAATGAGTTGAAGGCCAGTGTTAATGGCGTTGTTGCTGGGCAATATGTGGAAAATGGACTTAATTATGATATTGTTCTTAAGCTTGATAGAATGGATGTTAAAAATTTAAAAGATTTAGGAAAAATATTTATTACAAATCTATCTGGAGTTAAAATCCCTTTTTCATCAATAGCTACTTTTGAAAAAACCAATAAGGCTGAATCTATTTACAGAGAAAATCAAGCTTTAACTATTTATCTTAATGCAGGTGTTTCTCCAAATGATAATTTAACTCAAATTACCGCAAAAGTTATAGACTTTATTAATAATAAGGTACCCCATAAAGAGGGTGTATTACTTAAAGTTGAAGGGGAATATAATGAATTTTCAAACATCATGAATCAGTTTAAAATAATTATTATGATGGCTATTATTGTTGTTTTTGGTATTATGGCTTCTCAATTTGAATCTCTTCTAAAGCCTTTCATTATTATTTTTACAATACCTTTAACGGCAATAGGGGTTGTACTTATTCATTTTCTTGCAGGTGAAAAGCTTTCTGTTTTTGCTGCAATTGGAATGCTTATGCTTGTTGGTGTTGTTGTAAATACAGGAATTGTTCTTATAGACTATACTGGCTTATTGATTAAAAGAGGATTTGTTCTTAGAGAGGCAATCATTGAATCATGTCGTTCAAGGCTAAGGCCAATTTTAATGTCTTCTTTAACTTCGATAATAGGGCTTATTCCGATGGCATTTTCTAGTGGTAGTGGGAATGAACTTCTAAAGCCAATTGCATTCACTTTTATTGGTGGAATGACAGCTAGTACGTTTCTTACCTTGCTTTTTATTCCTATGCTTTTTGAAATTTTTTCCAATATTGTTTTGAGTTTTAAATCTAAGTTAAAAAGGATGATGCCTAATTCGGATGCTGTTGAATCATTAAAAATTAATAATTCAACTAAAAATAGTTATGATAATCTATTTGAAGAAGATGAGGATTGA
- a CDS encoding membrane protein yields the protein MNLIFNVNIFFKKYCLVLFLVFFACVNKNKLDDKSINKDKESSYRFPIVAMNVKKGDLSDYLSLNGDVDTKVKADIFPDVSGKITSLRIKLGAYVQNGQIVATLDPSRPGSVYLKSPVRAPISGYILNIKKKIGETVNSQSSIAVVGKIDTKEILTYVSEKYISNIKVGNDAIIEVGAYPNEKFKAKVSEISPVLDSKSRTIEVYLKPIGSNVDKLIIGMFAKIKLITKRFKNVIKIPREAVIEREGKKFVFKVDLDSKSVRMLPVTALFEIDGIIALSGEVEENDLIVVEGMSTLSDGTLINLVDTKESLSVESNI from the coding sequence ATGAATTTGATTTTTAATGTTAACATATTTTTTAAAAAATATTGTTTAGTTTTATTCTTAGTTTTTTTTGCTTGTGTAAATAAGAATAAGTTAGATGATAAAAGTATTAATAAGGATAAAGAAAGTTCTTATAGATTTCCAATAGTTGCAATGAATGTCAAAAAAGGTGACTTAAGTGATTATTTGTCTTTAAATGGAGATGTGGATACAAAAGTTAAAGCTGATATTTTCCCAGATGTTTCAGGGAAAATAACTTCTTTGAGAATAAAACTTGGAGCTTATGTTCAAAATGGACAAATAGTTGCAACTCTTGATCCTTCAAGACCTGGTTCTGTATATTTGAAAAGCCCAGTAAGAGCGCCCATCTCAGGATATATTTTAAATATTAAAAAAAAAATTGGCGAAACAGTTAATTCTCAGTCTAGTATAGCAGTAGTAGGAAAGATAGATACAAAAGAAATTTTAACTTATGTATCTGAGAAATACATTTCAAATATTAAAGTTGGAAATGATGCTATTATTGAGGTTGGAGCTTATCCCAATGAAAAGTTTAAAGCTAAGGTTTCAGAAATATCGCCTGTTTTAGATTCTAAGAGCCGCACTATTGAGGTGTATCTTAAGCCTATTGGTAGCAATGTAGATAAATTGATTATTGGGATGTTTGCTAAAATTAAGCTTATTACTAAGCGCTTTAAAAATGTAATTAAAATTCCAAGAGAGGCTGTTATTGAGAGAGAAGGTAAAAAATTTGTTTTTAAGGTTGATTTAGACAGCAAAAGTGTTCGAATGTTACCGGTTACAGCACTTTTTGAAATAGATGGTATTATAGCTCTTTCAGGTGAAGTTGAAGAAAACGATTTAATTGTAGTAGAAGGAATGTCTACTCTTTCTGATGGAACTCTAATAAATTTGGTAGATACAAAAGAGAGTCTTTCAGTTGAAAGCAATATTTAA
- a CDS encoding transporter, protein MTVSFAFAEIIQISPKQAVNMALKNSLDSENALYKENIKKLYKNNAWNVFVPNVNLSSTLSRNASALSELERDYWGLGFGVVVSLSLSPSVLKRMELVMLEYENAKIERESAVRNIKLNVLKSYNQLIALKSTLKVFESQIQNSKLKFEQARIAYNNGLISEIDFLDAQLKHKKSQPDLDGQIINFEKSKEIFKLLIGLDPDQDFEIVGELPDETIDFSLFNEALNFNESLEIKELNMRLKMTEQLISSLWLDAFLPSLSLSFSYSPYRSFNENSKGFSSGFLASLSLNYGLTEIFPFSKSFTTIQDNNYRLKILKNNVEGKIRNLKSSIVQKRKDIRRYKAILDASKINVELANKNYQMAFNAFNSGVMDLSKLNDIELVYKQSDLKFIADKLNYSNSILEYKDLINSLD, encoded by the coding sequence ATTACTGTTTCTTTTGCTTTTGCTGAAATTATTCAAATATCACCTAAACAAGCTGTAAATATGGCTTTAAAAAATAGCTTAGATTCAGAAAATGCTCTTTACAAGGAAAATATAAAAAAACTTTATAAAAATAATGCCTGGAATGTTTTTGTTCCAAATGTTAACCTTAGTTCTACGCTTAGTAGAAATGCCTCTGCTTTAAGTGAGTTAGAGAGAGATTATTGGGGTTTAGGGTTTGGAGTTGTTGTGAGTCTTTCTTTGTCGCCTTCTGTTTTAAAGAGAATGGAGCTTGTTATGTTGGAGTATGAAAATGCAAAAATAGAAAGGGAGAGCGCTGTTCGCAATATTAAGCTAAATGTTCTTAAGTCTTACAATCAATTGATAGCGCTAAAGAGTACTTTGAAAGTTTTTGAGAGTCAAATACAAAATAGTAAGCTTAAATTTGAGCAAGCCAGAATTGCTTATAATAATGGACTAATATCAGAAATAGATTTTCTTGATGCACAGCTTAAGCATAAAAAATCTCAGCCAGATTTAGATGGGCAGATTATTAATTTTGAAAAATCTAAAGAAATTTTTAAATTATTAATAGGATTAGATCCAGATCAAGATTTTGAAATTGTTGGAGAATTGCCAGATGAGACAATAGATTTTTCTTTGTTTAATGAAGCTTTAAATTTTAATGAATCATTGGAAATTAAGGAGTTGAATATGCGTTTAAAAATGACAGAGCAGCTAATTAGTTCACTGTGGTTAGATGCTTTTTTACCAAGCCTTTCGCTGTCATTTTCTTACTCTCCTTATAGATCATTTAACGAAAATTCTAAGGGTTTTTCAAGTGGATTTTTGGCATCCTTGAGCTTGAATTATGGGTTAACTGAGATATTTCCATTTTCAAAGAGTTTTACAACAATACAAGATAACAACTATCGACTAAAAATACTGAAAAACAATGTTGAAGGTAAAATTAGAAATTTAAAATCTAGCATTGTGCAGAAAAGAAAGGATATCAGAAGATATAAAGCAATTCTTGATGCTTCTAAAATTAATGTTGAATTAGCTAATAAAAATTATCAAATGGCATTTAATGCTTTTAATTCTGGGGTCATGGATCTTTCTAAATTAAATGATATTGAGCTTGTTTATAAGCAAAGTGATTTGAAGTTTATTGCAGATAAATTAAATTACTCCAACTCTATACTTGAATATAAGGATTTAATAAACTCATTAGACTAG
- a CDS encoding glycine/betaine ABC transporter substrate-binding protein, which translates to MYFINKLFFSLCIFFVFLSCDEKTSSKNLKSIKIAYVNWGGETAATNVMKVVFEKMGYNAEIFSVTTSVMYQYLASGKVDGTVSCWIPTADKFYYEKLKTKFVDLGANYEGTIQGFVVPSYVPIFSISELKGKGDKFKNKMIGIDAGAGTQIVTEQALDYYGLNKEYELVPSSESVMLASLDSAIKRNEWVLVPLWKPHWAFSRYEIKFLDDPDLIMGGIESVHTLVRLGLENDDLDAYYVFDHFYWDDDLILPLMDKNDKKPGKEYQNAIEFVENNKEIVKMWVPEKYKALFD; encoded by the coding sequence ATGTATTTTATCAATAAATTATTTTTTAGTCTTTGTATTTTTTTCGTTTTTTTGTCTTGTGATGAAAAAACTAGCTCAAAGAATTTAAAATCGATAAAAATTGCATATGTGAATTGGGGTGGAGAAACAGCAGCTACAAATGTAATGAAAGTTGTTTTTGAGAAAATGGGCTACAATGCAGAAATATTTTCAGTTACAACATCTGTAATGTATCAATATTTAGCATCTGGAAAAGTAGATGGTACAGTATCTTGTTGGATTCCTACAGCCGATAAATTTTATTACGAAAAACTGAAAACAAAATTTGTTGATCTTGGTGCAAATTATGAGGGAACCATTCAGGGGTTTGTAGTGCCAAGTTATGTACCAATTTTTAGTATTAGTGAGCTTAAGGGTAAAGGTGATAAGTTTAAGAATAAAATGATTGGTATAGATGCTGGTGCTGGAACTCAGATTGTTACAGAGCAAGCGCTTGATTATTATGGATTGAACAAAGAGTATGAGCTTGTTCCTTCAAGTGAGAGCGTTATGCTTGCAAGTTTAGACTCTGCAATAAAGAGAAATGAGTGGGTTTTAGTTCCTTTGTGGAAGCCTCATTGGGCCTTTTCTAGGTATGAAATTAAGTTTCTTGATGATCCTGATTTAATTATGGGAGGAATTGAGAGTGTTCATACTCTTGTTAGGCTTGGTCTTGAAAACGATGATCTTGATGCATACTATGTTTTTGATCATTTTTATTGGGATGATGATTTAATATTGCCCTTAATGGATAAAAATGATAAAAAACCGGGTAAGGAATATCAGAATGCAATTGAATTTGTTGAAAACAATAAAGAAATTGTAAAGATGTGGGTTCCAGAAAAATATAAGGCTTTATTTGATTAA
- a CDS encoding glycine/betaine ABC transporter permease — protein MSKDFFILKIDNFFDFLVDNFSISDGVGFSKSIIFLYESLKNLFLFVNPIFLILTVCLLSFVFLKKRLVFLILPGFFFILYFNLWEASMDTIAIIFVSVFVSVILGIPIGISGGYFPRFYVFLKPILDLMQAMPPFIYLIPAIPFFGMGTASAIFATIIFAMPPVIRYTRLGIVQVPDEVIEAAKSFGSSDLRILLQVQLPLSLQSIIEGINQSIMMAISMIVIAAMVGSSGLGRTVIYSIERLNFGEGLISGLAVVIIAIILDRIMQSIFIKFSYLNTDHYGGKRENKFKRFLEIYNK, from the coding sequence ATGAGTAAAGATTTTTTTATATTAAAAATAGATAATTTTTTTGATTTTTTGGTTGATAATTTTTCAATTTCTGATGGGGTAGGTTTTTCTAAAAGTATAATTTTTTTATATGAAAGTTTAAAAAATTTATTTCTTTTTGTTAATCCCATTTTTTTGATTTTGACTGTATGCTTACTAAGTTTTGTTTTTTTGAAAAAGCGATTAGTATTTTTAATTTTACCCGGGTTCTTTTTTATTTTATATTTTAATCTCTGGGAAGCCTCAATGGATACAATAGCTATTATATTTGTTTCTGTATTTGTTTCTGTTATTTTGGGAATTCCCATAGGTATTTCTGGAGGATATTTTCCAAGATTTTATGTTTTTTTAAAACCCATTTTAGATTTAATGCAGGCTATGCCTCCTTTTATTTACTTGATTCCCGCTATTCCTTTTTTTGGAATGGGTACGGCTTCTGCTATTTTTGCTACAATAATTTTTGCCATGCCTCCTGTTATTAGATATACAAGGTTAGGAATTGTTCAAGTTCCAGATGAGGTAATAGAAGCGGCCAAGTCTTTTGGCAGTAGTGATCTTCGTATTCTTTTACAGGTCCAGCTTCCCCTTTCTCTTCAAAGCATAATAGAGGGTATTAATCAGTCAATAATGATGGCAATATCTATGATAGTAATTGCTGCAATGGTTGGATCGTCTGGTTTGGGTAGGACTGTGATTTACTCTATAGAAAGATTAAATTTTGGTGAAGGTTTAATATCTGGATTAGCAGTTGTTATTATAGCTATTATTTTAGATAGGATTATGCAATCTATTTTTATTAAATTTAGCTATTTGAATACAGATCATTATGGCGGGAAGAGAGAAAATAAATTTAAAAGATTTTTAGAAATTTATAATAAGTAA
- a CDS encoding glycine/betaine ABC transporter ATP-binding protein, whose protein sequence is MDRVTVKIRDCYKAFYYHVDKRQISQAIKDYEDGKDRMKIYKESSIFIANANINLDVYENEILVIMGMSGCGKSTLVRCLNGIYKIDSGSILVNNMEMNAINRKDLSNLRKEKFAMVFQNFGLFPHMNVLRNVTYGLEVKHVPRKIREERAIEVLNLVGLEDSKYKYINELSGGMKQRVGIARALVVNPDILLMDEAFSALDPLIKGEMQEELLRLVAKLKKTVVFITHDLIEAFKLGHRIAFMRDGKIIQVGKPLEILANPSTDFISNFIKNLPVLNILKIKDILRDDFDLNSGSDNGLNVIIKYQGESFSLYDKILNKRYDNLVSLNLELNDEIKKIVEYLNKQDYLIIKEREAIVGYINLNEISKLLSR, encoded by the coding sequence TTGGATAGGGTTACTGTTAAGATTAGAGATTGTTATAAAGCATTTTATTATCATGTTGATAAAAGGCAGATAAGTCAAGCTATAAAGGATTATGAAGATGGTAAAGATAGAATGAAAATTTACAAAGAATCTTCTATTTTTATTGCAAATGCTAATATTAATCTTGATGTTTATGAAAATGAAATTTTAGTTATTATGGGTATGTCAGGTTGTGGCAAGTCTACTTTAGTAAGATGCTTAAATGGTATTTACAAAATAGATTCAGGATCTATTTTAGTAAATAACATGGAAATGAATGCTATAAATCGAAAAGATCTTTCTAATTTAAGAAAAGAAAAATTTGCAATGGTTTTTCAAAATTTTGGACTTTTCCCCCACATGAATGTATTGAGAAACGTTACTTATGGACTTGAGGTTAAGCATGTTCCTAGGAAGATAAGAGAAGAGCGTGCTATTGAGGTATTAAATCTTGTGGGATTGGAAGATTCAAAATATAAGTATATTAATGAGCTTTCTGGAGGAATGAAGCAAAGAGTTGGAATAGCAAGAGCGTTAGTGGTTAATCCAGATATTCTTTTAATGGATGAAGCTTTTTCAGCTCTTGATCCATTAATTAAAGGAGAAATGCAAGAAGAACTTTTAAGATTAGTGGCTAAGCTTAAAAAAACGGTGGTGTTTATTACTCACGATTTAATTGAAGCTTTTAAATTAGGACATAGAATTGCTTTTATGAGAGATGGCAAAATTATTCAGGTTGGCAAACCTTTGGAAATTTTAGCTAATCCTAGTACGGATTTTATATCTAATTTTATTAAAAATTTGCCTGTTTTAAATATTTTAAAAATAAAAGATATTTTAAGAGATGATTTTGATTTAAATTCTGGTAGTGATAATGGTTTAAATGTTATTATTAAGTATCAGGGTGAAAGTTTTAGTTTATACGATAAAATCCTTAATAAAAGATATGATAATCTTGTATCTTTAAATTTAGAGCTAAATGATGAGATAAAAAAAATTGTTGAATACTTAAATAAGCAAGATTATTTAATAATAAAAGAGAGAGAAGCTATTGTCGGATATATTAATTTAAATGAAATTTCTAAGTTATTGTCGAGATAA
- a CDS encoding flagellin (structural flagella protein), with translation MIINHNTSAINASRNNGINAANLSKTQEKLSSGYRINRASDDAAGMAVSGKINAQIRGLSQASRNTSKAINFIQTTEGNLNEVEKVLVRMKELAVQSGNGTYSDSDRGSIQIEIEQLTDEINRIADQAQYNQMHMLSNKSAAQNVRTAEELGMQPAKINTPASLSGSQASWTLRVHVGANQDEAIAVNIYAANVANLFAGEGAQTAQTAPVQEGAQQEGAQQPAPATAPSQGGVNSPVNVTTTVDANTSLAKIENAIRMVSDQRANLGAFQNRLESIKNSTEYAIENLKASYAQIKDATMTDEVVAATTNSILTQSAMAMIAQANQVPQYVLSLLR, from the coding sequence ATGATTATAAATCATAATACATCAGCTATTAATGCTTCAAGAAACAATGGCATTAATGCTGCTAATCTTAGTAAGACTCAAGAAAAGCTTTCTAGTGGGTACAGAATTAATCGAGCTTCTGATGATGCTGCTGGCATGGCAGTTTCTGGTAAGATTAATGCTCAAATAAGAGGCTTGTCACAAGCTTCTAGAAACACTTCAAAAGCTATCAATTTTATTCAGACAACAGAAGGAAATTTGAATGAAGTAGAAAAAGTTTTAGTAAGAATGAAGGAATTAGCAGTTCAATCAGGTAACGGAACATACTCAGATTCAGACAGAGGTTCTATACAAATTGAGATAGAGCAACTTACAGATGAAATCAATAGAATTGCTGATCAAGCTCAATATAACCAAATGCACATGTTGTCAAATAAATCTGCTGCTCAAAATGTAAGAACAGCTGAAGAGCTTGGAATGCAACCTGCAAAAATTAACACACCAGCATCACTTTCAGGCTCTCAAGCATCTTGGACTTTAAGAGTTCATGTGGGAGCAAATCAAGATGAAGCAATTGCTGTAAATATTTATGCAGCTAATGTTGCAAATCTTTTTGCTGGTGAGGGAGCTCAAACTGCTCAGACTGCACCTGTTCAAGAAGGTGCTCAACAGGAAGGAGCCCAGCAGCCAGCGCCTGCTACAGCACCTTCTCAAGGCGGAGTTAATTCTCCTGTTAATGTTACAACTACAGTTGATGCTAATACATCACTTGCTAAAATAGAAAATGCTATTAGAATGGTAAGTGATCAAAGAGCAAATTTAGGGGCTTTCCAAAATAGACTTGAATCTATAAAGAATAGTACTGAATATGCTATTGAAAATCTAAAAGCATCTTATGCTCAAATAAAAGATGCTACAATGACAGATGAAGTTGTAGCAGCTACAACTAATAGTATTTTAACACAATCTGCAATGGCAATGATTGCACAAGCTAATCAGGTTCCCCAATATGTTTTGTCATTGCTTAGATAA